The following proteins are co-located in the Solenopsis invicta isolate M01_SB chromosome 7, UNIL_Sinv_3.0, whole genome shotgun sequence genome:
- the LOC120358235 gene encoding uncharacterized protein LOC120358235: MPINELELSLAKKLGKYQLLKRTYPDYKLGIKDNCLTEIITKRETEKCTTKYMQIQNTLWIQLHTNQDWIGIAPREENLHILCSDKIPRNVRVYQNFIIHLEPDCTAISDTATLKPENLIKDKIEVHKTIHVINLKSINETLMKYNLTDIPMDLIKEIHVNPEHLQTLGKTLDELDNIAERISEHKRTVTWKETFMYYLHLTGYIALGSVLFVFLYKIGLFSSIINLFKQLLGNCYNQCSFGNRAPTQHAHFTAYAQNEGINSEVLRRLLTNKI, encoded by the coding sequence ATGCCAATTAACGAATTAGAATTAAGTTTAGCAAAGAAACTCGGAAAGTATCAGTTACTAAAACGAACGTATCCGGATTACAAATTAGGAATAAAGGATAATTGTCTAACAGAAATAATCACTAAGCGTGAAACAGAAAAATGTACAACAAAGTACATGCAAATTCAAAACACGTTATGGATCCAACTTCATACAAATCAGGATTGGATAGGAATTGCACCTAGAGAAGAAAATTTGCATATACTTTGCTCCGATAAAATCCCTCGTAACGTGCgagtatatcaaaattttataattcatctAGAACCAGACTGTACAGCAATTTCCGACACAGCAACTTTAAAACCAGAAAActtaataaaagacaaaattgaggtTCATAAAACAATTCATGTAATTAATCTAAAATCAATTAATGAAACCTTAATGAAATACAACTTGACTGACATACCAATGGATCTAATAAAAGAGATTCACGTTAACCCAGAACATTTGCAAACTCTAGGTAAAACCTTAGACGAACTGGACAATATAGCAGAACGAATATCGGAACATAAAAGAACTGTTACTTGGaaagaaacatttatgtacTATTTGCATTTAACAGGATATATAGCCCTTGGCTCTGTCCTCTTTGTATTTCTCTATAAAATTGGACTATTTTCCAGTATTATCAATCTATTCAAACAACTGCTTGGAAATTGCTATAATCAATGCAGCTTCGGGAATCGTGCACCTACACAACACGCCCATTTCACCGCTTACGCCCAAAATGAAGGAATAAATTCAGAAGTATTAAGACGACTGCTTACCAATAAAATTTGA